The proteins below come from a single Dermatophilaceae bacterium Soc4.6 genomic window:
- a CDS encoding helix-turn-helix domain-containing protein, producing the protein MTASNPSTFEDATGEAAHLWSVQDLSRYLQIPVGTIYQWRHRGEGPPALRLGNHLRWEPDAVYRWVTSRR; encoded by the coding sequence ATGACCGCTAGTAACCCATCCACCTTTGAGGACGCGACGGGCGAGGCTGCCCACCTTTGGTCTGTTCAGGACCTGTCGCGCTACCTTCAGATCCCGGTCGGCACGATCTACCAGTGGCGGCATCGCGGTGAGGGCCCGCCGGCGCTGCGGTTGGGTAACCATCTGCGATGGGAGCCTGATGCCGTCTACCGTTGGGTCACGAGCAGGCGATGA